In Dromiciops gliroides isolate mDroGli1 chromosome 4, mDroGli1.pri, whole genome shotgun sequence, one DNA window encodes the following:
- the RPS27 gene encoding 40S ribosomal protein S27: MPLAKDLLHPSPEEEKRKHKKKRLVQSPNSYFMDVKCPGCYKITTVFSHAQTVVLCVGCSTVLCQPTGGKARLTEGCSFRRKQH, from the exons ATGCCT CTCGCGAAAGATCTCCTGCACCCCTCTCCCGAGGAGGAGAAGCGGAAACACAAGAAGAAGCGTCTGGTGCAGAGTCCGAACTCGTATTTCATGGATGTAAAGTGCCCGG GCTGCTATAAAATCACCACTGTCTTCAGCCACGCACAAACGGTGGTTCTCTGTGTCGGATGCTCCACTGTACTTTGTCAGCCTACAGGAGGAAAGGCAAGACTTACAGAAG GATGCTCCTTCAGAAGGAAGCAGCACTAA
- the RAB13 gene encoding ras-related protein Rab-13, giving the protein MAKSYDHLFKLLLIGDSGVGKTCLIIRFAEDNFNSTYISTIGIDFKIRTVDIEGKKIKLQVWDTAGQERFKTITTAYYRGAMGIILVYDITDEKSFENIQNWMKSIKENASAGVERLLLGNKCDMEVKRKVQREQAEKLAREHGIRFFETSAKSSLNVDEAFSSLARDILLKSSRRSGNSNKASPTTDLKSCEKKSGTKCSLG; this is encoded by the exons ATGGCTAAATCCTACGACCATCTCTTCAAATTGCTGCTGATTGGGGACTCTGGGGTGGGCAAGACTTGTCTGATCATTCGATTTGCCGAGGACAACTTCAACAGCACTTACATCTCCACCATTG GAATTGACTTCAAGATCAGAACCGTGGACATTGAAGGGAAAAAGATAAAACTTCAAGTCTG GGACACAGCAGGACAAGAGAGATTCAAGACTATCACTACTGCCTACTACCGTGGGGCCATG ggTATCATCCTTGTCTATGACATCACAGATGAGAAATCCTTTGAGAACATTCAGAACTGGATGAAAAGCATCAAGGAG AATGCCTCAGCAGGGGTGGAACGCCTGCTGTTGGGAAATAAGTGTGACATGGAGGTGAAGAGGAAAGTGCAGAGAGAACAAGCAGAGAAG CTGGCCCGAGAACACGGAATCCGATTCTTTGAGACAAGTGCTAAATCAAGCCTTAATGTGGATGAG GCCTTCAGTTCTCTGGCCCGGGACATATTGCTCAAGTCCAGTCGGAGATCA GGCAACAGCAACAAGGCCTCCCCAACTACTGATCTAAAGAGCTGTGAGAAGAAGAGTGGCACCAAGTGCTCCTTGGGCTAA
- the JTB gene encoding protein JTB isoform X2 — MRPLLPMHREPYWIYVPETPACHPRSLLVVFGWVLFAFVLELGLTEAAAREKQSVSTSVSMPCWLVEDFVVAEECAPCTTFQAKTTPECGTTGFVEKISCSGSKRDEFKSCRSAMMERHLFWKFEGAVVGVAAVFACLVILRQRSLDRKALEKVRKQIESI; from the exons ATGCGCCCCTTGCTCCCGATGCATCGGGAGCCGTATTGGATCTACGTCCCCGAGACGCCGGCCTGCCACCCGCGGAGCCTCCTCGTCGTCTTCGGCTGGGTGCTCTTCGCCTTCGTCTTGGAGCTTGG TCTGACGGAGGCCGCCGCCAGGGAGAAGCAGTCGG taAGCACCTCGGTATCCATGCCTTGCTGGTTGGTGGAAGACTTTGTGGTGGCGGAGGAGTGTGCCCCTTGTACCACCTTCCAGGCT AAAACCACCCCTGAGTGTGGTACCACTGGCTTTGTGGAGAAAATCAGTTGTTCAGGGTCTAAGAGAGATGAGTTCAAAAG CTGCCGCTCAGCAATGATGGAGCGACACCTGTTTTGGAAGTTTGAGGGGGCTGTGGTGGGAGTGGCTGCAGTCTTTGCCTGCCTTGTGATCCTTCGTCAGAGATCACTGGACCGAAAGGCCCTGGAAAAGGTCCGAAAACAGATTGAGTCCATATAA
- the JTB gene encoding protein JTB isoform X1, with protein sequence MRPLLPMHREPYWIYVPETPACHPRSLLVVFGWVLFAFVLELGLTEAAAREKQSVSTSVSMPCWLVEDFVVAEECAPCTTFQAKTTPECGTTGFVEKISCSGSKRDEFKRLFPCCLSCRSAMMERHLFWKFEGAVVGVAAVFACLVILRQRSLDRKALEKVRKQIESI encoded by the exons ATGCGCCCCTTGCTCCCGATGCATCGGGAGCCGTATTGGATCTACGTCCCCGAGACGCCGGCCTGCCACCCGCGGAGCCTCCTCGTCGTCTTCGGCTGGGTGCTCTTCGCCTTCGTCTTGGAGCTTGG TCTGACGGAGGCCGCCGCCAGGGAGAAGCAGTCGG taAGCACCTCGGTATCCATGCCTTGCTGGTTGGTGGAAGACTTTGTGGTGGCGGAGGAGTGTGCCCCTTGTACCACCTTCCAGGCT AAAACCACCCCTGAGTGTGGTACCACTGGCTTTGTGGAGAAAATCAGTTGTTCAGGGTCTAAGAGAGATGAGTTCAAAAG ACTGTTTCCCTGCTGTCTCAGCTGCCGCTCAGCAATGATGGAGCGACACCTGTTTTGGAAGTTTGAGGGGGCTGTGGTGGGAGTGGCTGCAGTCTTTGCCTGCCTTGTGATCCTTCGTCAGAGATCACTGGACCGAAAGGCCCTGGAAAAGGTCCGAAAACAGATTGAGTCCATATAA